A region of the Muricauda sp. MAR_2010_75 genome:
GGTATTTTCGAAAAACGCATAATTCTTATATTTTTCCGAATACTCAAGCATTATCTTACTGATATTTTGATATTCTTCAAGAAAATCTTCTAGTTTATGGCCATACTCCCACCATTTATAGTGATTAACCGAAACCCATTGATTTATAGGGTTGCGGAACAAAAATATGAACTTGGAATTTTCAAAAATCTCTCTCAGGCTCACTAAAGTAGCAATGTCTCTAATTCTAATATCTTTAAAACCGAATCGTACTATACCATTTGGAGCTTTCAAATTATAAATTATAGCCTCAATTAATTTTTTCCTTAGTTCGGATAAGTTCCCCATGGACATCATAAATGGATAATGGGGATATAAGTGGTTTTTAGATCTAAGGCATTGATGAAAGATTTTATTATCCTCTATTACAGTTGAATCTTGTGAAAATTTATCAACTCTTTTTATAATGCACAATATATCATCAATGATATATTGTTGTTCTCCCCAAATACAAACTTCATTGCTTGAGTTGAGAATGCGTTGCATAGCTGTTGAAGAACACCTACCACCTACACCGAAAATAAAGATATGCTTCTCCATCATTTTTATTAAGAATTAAATCAAATCGGAATTTTCGTGATAACATGGCTAAAAGTCTACCCGATTATTCTAAAATGCTACACATTAATGCATTATGTTGCATTGAAAAAATTTAATGTCTCAATAAAAGTAAATAATTTCGTACAATTAATAAAGTATTATCTTCTTTTGTCAAAATTATTTATTTTATATGTAAAGCTTAACATAAAGTATCTCTGAAGTATTAAACTTTCTCTATTTTCAATGAAATTTTGAGTAACAGTTCTTGAAATATTGTTGTTTTGCCTTAACAAATCATATACAGTAAATTTTAGGTTTCCATTTCCCTTAAACATATTCATTCCAAAACTTAAATTCCAAAGCAAAGATGTTTTTTCAATATTACCTTGGATAGACCCATTATAGACATAACTTAAATCATTCCCTATTACAACTCCTTTTGGCCAATATGAAGTTACTCTTAGTTCTAAACTATGAAGAGTGAAATCGGTTTTCTGTCTATCGTTATAAGTAGTAGTATTATATGTCAGTCGATAAGAGGGACTAACATCAAAAAAATCTTTGTAGCTATATTGAAGTCCTAATCTCGGAACAAATCGAAACGTACTAGTTTTAAACTCAATATCATTATTTAAAGTAACATCATTTCTAAACACAAATCCGCCACCAGTCGAAATGTTCAAAATGTGAGTACTATCTTTTTTTATCCGCTTATTAATCCCAAAACCCCCAAATGTATTAATATTCCCGTCCATATTTACGAAACCTCTATTTCTTATCAAGTTATTGTCTACATCGAGCTTCTCAACAATTTTGTCATCCGATATTTCTGATTGAGCGAATAAGAAAAAATTAGTTTTTGATTTTGAATTGTATCCCGTATAATTAAGCCTAATCACATGATTGTAAAAAGAACTCAACTCATTATTGCCCCCCGAAACATTCAAAGGGTTTTTAACGTCTTCAATAGGCTGTAATTCATTGAGAGAAGGTATGGTATTATCTACTCTATAATCTAAAAAAATCTTGGATCTTTTATTAATTTGGTATCTAAAAAAACCACCAAAATAAGTTCTACCATTTATTTTTGAATACTCCAATTTTTGGATTGAATCATTATTGCTTAGCTGAACGTTGATATAGCTCCCATTTATATTAAAACTATATTTGTCTCCTTCATATGTTAAACCAACTTTAGGTTGGACTACATCAGCGTTATAAGAAAAATAGGAGCTTAGGTCTTGATTTAAGTCTTCAAATTCATTAGTGGTATCGTTGAAATCATTAACTACCCTATTGTTCTTCTGTCTACTAATTAGGTAATTAAAATCAAAATCAAGAAACAATTTCTTTTTGCCTAATGGTAGCCTATATGATATTCCAAAATTGTAGCTTTCATTTTTGCCATATGACTCTTCTAACTGCTTAATTTCGATATTGTCCGAAGATGTGGAGAGCTCAGATGAATATCTGGATTTCCCATCATTTTCGATGTAAGAATTTCTTAGGTTAAAACTTAAAAACCTTCCTTGATTTCCATACCTTTTAATGATTTCTATATTGTTGTTAAAATTTTTTGTTGAAATACTAGAACTATCTACAAGTACACTTTCACTAGTAATCTCATTTCCTAAAGAGAATGAAGATTCGTTAGAAAAAGAACTGTTCATAGTTTTATTATAAGTGAATTTTGGTTGGAAGCTTAATCTCAAAGAAGAATCAATATTCGTTGAGAATAGCCCAGTAAATCTATGTGAATCTGTCTCACTTAAATAGCCTGATGCCTTATCGGTGAAAAACAAATCATTTTGTAACTGATTTTCCTGAAAAATTTTGGTTTCATTGTTAGTATTGGCTGAACCAAAAAAATAATCGGTTGAAACTTTCGTATTGTTATTAAATTCATTTGTATAATTTGCCCCCAAATTGGTAGACTCTGCAATTCCCTCTCCTGACCCAAAAGCAATATCACCTAGATTAAACCCATCATTATTGTTCCTATTCAATTCTCTCTTATTTCCAATCATATCATAGACTTCATCAAATGAAAACCCCGGATTATTTATGTTGTTCTTTCCTAACAGAAGACTAATACGCTCTTTACCGTTAAAGTAATTTCCTATGGCATTAAATTGATACCTATCATCTGTTCCATATCCCGCTGTAGCCCTCATCATGTGTCCCTTATTTTTGTCTTTTTTAATTGTTACATTGATTGTCTGTTTATCGGAACTCCCCTCTTTGCCCGTAAACCTTTCTTTTTCTGTCTTAGTCGAAGTAAGTTCTACCTTATCCACTATCTCCCTAGGAATGTTTTTAGTAGCAATTTTTAAGTCATTTCCGAAAAAAGGCATTCCATTTATTAATATTTGGCTAACCACTTGTCCATTCATGGTAATCCCACCTTTTTTATCGATTTCGATTCCTGGCAATCTCTTTAGCAACTCCTCCAAATTGGCATCAGGACGTGTTTGAAATGAGTCTGCATTAAATTCCAGCGTGTCTTTTTTAACTATTATAGGAATCCTATCGCCAAAAACTTTTATCTCATCAAGTTGATTTGCTTGAATTTCCAAATTGATATCCCCCATTTCTATGTTGGGTGTTTTCAATGAAATTTCCTTAACAATTGTTTTATATCCAATATAAGTAATGAATAGGTTTATATTTTTCCTATTTGTCGAAAAATCAAGTTGAAACATTCCGTTCGAGTCACTGATTGTATATGCAATTAAGGTACTATCCTTTATTGATTCTACATACACGGTAGACGACTCAAGCGGCTCCTGAGAAACTCTATCCTTTAACTTTCCGGTGATAGAAAAATCCTGCGAATAGACTAAACCGCAAACAAATACCAAAAAAATATGAACTATATAACGTTTATGCATCTTAAATCTCTTTAAATTAAGTCAAGAAAAGCCAGCCCATCTTGCAATTAAGAAGACAGAATAATCAAAAAAAAGCCGTAAAGGTTTTAGGAGCTTAGTAAGCGCAAATCACTATTAGGTCTTAGAATCAGAGAAAGCTTTTTGTTTCATAAAGAAAATTTTGTTATTATAACTTTAATGAATCTTCTATTTAAAATCAATCGGTATTGAAAACAAAACATTTACCTTTTCTCCATTGTGCTCGGCAGGGATCAACTTGGGTAAAGATGAAATAATATCAAGAGCGGCGTTTTCGAGATTTTTGTCTAAACCTTTAATTTTAATATTTGCAACATTTCCCTCAGCCGTAATGGTACACAAAATTTTAACCGTTTTGTCAGGAGATTCACGTTCTTTAATCTCTAAGGATTTAATTCTCTTATTTATATGATTTTGAAGCATTTCCCCAAAACACAATTTTAAATTATCCGTACCTAAACATGAAGGGAAAATGGGAGGTCTATCAACCAATGCGAAAGGAATTCCATTGATGGTTGATAAGCCATCCGTGATTAATGTCCTATCGCTTAAAAGCTTAAGACTTTCCTTTTTTAAATCAATACTTGATGAAAAACCCAACATTCCTCCAATAACAGGAATCAATAGTAAAAACTTCAATTTATTGAAGCTATGCGACCTTTTTCTTTTTAACATAACTATCCTTTTCTTAACAAGAGAATTATTGAAAAATGGATTTATGAGAGAAATGTCATGCGTTCTTAAAGCTTGTGCCAACAACAATTTATATTGTTCAATTTGATTAGTTGTAGACACCAGTTCATTGTCCGCAATGTATTCATGTAATACTGAAATTCTATTTTGGTATAAATATGAAAAAGGATTGAACCAAAAAAGAATCCTCATTATTTCAAAAAAAAGTAAATCAATCGTGTGTTTTTGCCTAACATGGACTAGTTCATGTTCCAAAATACTTGTATGGATTTCTTTATTATTAATAATATCACTACTAATAAAAATATAGTTGAAAAAAGAAAATGCTGTATTCTTTGTTGGTAATTCTACAAGAATATAATCTCCTAAAAATTCTAACTTTCCCAATTTGATGTAATTCTTGATTTTTCTTATTTTCCCAAAAAAACAAATTAGTGCGGAAAGTGATCCTAAAGCTAAAATTAATTCGTTCCATGCCAATGGTGTTCCTATACTCACATTTTGAGTCATTCCAATTTCGTTCACTTGCATTAAAAAATTGGGGTATAATTCATACCTATCGGGAATTGCAATGTTGAGGTTGGTAAAAGAAGGAAGAATTGGGAAGATTAATGAGATTGCAAAAGATGAAAGTAGATAAAATCTGTTAAGCTGAAAAAATGTCTCCCTTTTCAGAAGGAAGTCATATATTATCAGAAAAACTGATTGAAAAAATAAAGCTTCTATTACATATACAATCATTAGCTTTTCTCTTTAATTTCATTCAACATCAATTCCAAATCATTAACATTCATATCATTTTTCTTCATGAAAAACGAAACCATACTTGTGAAGGACCCTTGAAAATAGTTATCTACCAATTTACTTATGGTTTGATTACTATAGTCGTTTTTTTGCATCAAAGGAAAGTATATGTAACCTTTGCCTCTTTTTTCATGTGAAACAAAACCCTTACTTTCCAAAATTCTAACAACAGTTGATACAGTGTTATAAGCCGGTTTAGGATTCGGAAACTCTTTAATAATTGCAGCAACACTCCCTTTCTTTAGTTTCCACAAAACCTGCATAACTTCTTCCTCTGCTCTAGTTAGCTCTTTCATGATTAACCTTTCCTTTATAACAAACTAAATATACAACTAAATATTTAGTTGTAACTAAATATTTAGTTTTTTAACATTTGTCGTGGTGTGCATCAGCATATAATTTATTCCTCTTTATTACTATCCATACTTTGAACGTGCCAGAGTAGAAGAATAATACCTAAAAAGAAAGTCATAACAAATCATTTCCTGCATTCGAATTTTGGAATTCAAGAGTCTGTTTATCGACATGTGGATAATACTACTTACTAGTGAATTAATTTCGATTTCCAAAAAACCTTTAGATTCCATTTCTCTAATCTTTGTGACCAAAGGGCTTATCTCATCTTCTTTTCTTTTTAAGATTTTTATTGCAGAATCAAAATTTTCATGATTACTATTATATAAGTTCAAATAACTATCAATTTTATGATAGCTTTCTCTGTATTTCTTGTCTAATTGTTTTTTCAATGGACGAGACATTCCAAATTCTTTTCCAAAAGCTGTTTTCAAACCTTCGATTAGTTTTATTTTTTCCTTTGTTTCATAATTAAAGTATTCAAGGTATGAATCAATTGCTTTTAATGCCAAAAGCCATTTAACATTATCATCTCCTAATCTAGAAACCATCTCGATTAAATCTATAGCACTTGAACTGTCGCAATCGAAAATTTCCTCGCAAATTTGTATTGTATTAGAGCCATAACGCCATAATTCTCTATGATAAGTATCTGTTTCAACTTTCCAAATGATTTTATCCTCAACGAAACCTTTCAAAACTTCATGAAGCCTTTGAATCACTATAAATAAATCTTTTCTTTTATAGATTTCAAATCTCAGTCTAAGATGAAAATCAGGGCTTCCGTATCGGATGAAAAAAAATGTTTTGATGACCTGTTCAGCCTTAAGATCAATTACTACGGGTTTAATGACTTTGGTTAAAAACCTGTCCGCAAATTTCTCCCCTGTGAAAATTTTGTAATAAATCCATTTATCCCCAAGAAAAAAAAAACTCTGCATTGTTATACTGTTGGCTGTTTATAAAAGGAAACTATTACTTCGTTTGCGCAATTTATTTGTGTATTGGTACAACCATATAAGAATTCTTTTAATGTTATGCGTTCTCGTTTTTTTATCGTTTCCAATAACATTTTCACAGATGTGAAATTTTTTAAATTTATTGCCAATCGATTATCACCATCCACCAACATAACAAAATCTGGCATGTTTTTTTTCTCTTGAAAAAGTAAAACTGAATTTAATAAATCAGGTTTGTTATCAATTTTATACATATATGATATATCATCAACTTTAATATTCCAGGTAGCTTCAAATAGTATCAAATTTTGAAATTCGATTCTTGGTATAAAATCATATTCATCCATAAAAGGCCCAAGGTCGAGCCCTAAACCCTTTCTCCCTTGCTGAAATTGCATATCGCACAAGAAATGATAAATCGGCAATTGACGAGAAGAATAATTATGGGCATTTGTTAGTCGAGGAACAATTTCTTGTTTCAACCTTGGGCATTTAAGTTTCAGCTTACCATCATCAAGATAAATTGCTAATTCATCAATCGTGATCTGATTCTCTTCATTTTGGATGGATTTACATAAGTATGGTATTTCATAATCTCTGAAGGATGGGCGACTCAATACATTTCCAACTCTAGATTCGGGAAGATGTACTATTTCAGCTAGTATTCCTTCTGTATGAATTTCTTTCTCTTTGGTTAAAATTGATTTAACATGATCCATTATTTTCTTGTCTCCATGACAAAATCGTCCCATAAAATTTGCTGCGCTAGAACCATAAAATCCTGCAAACCTTATCTTGTTCTTTTCATTAAATTCCAGAATCTCAATCATGACCGAAATTGTATCTGGCAAGTCTTCCCAATCCTCTTCATATATACCAAACTCTGATTCATTCAATTTAATGCAGTACTCCTTATTCAATCCAGCATTAAATATCTTACGGTGGAAAATCTCATTTATTTTGGACCATCTTACGGGTCTGGTTTCTGTTTCCTTTTCCGGAAAAGAAATATCATCAACTAAGGGGTTAACTACTCCCGATATATTATTCTGTTTATAACCTAAACCTAATTCAACATCAAGCACAGTAGCAAGTGGCATCTCATTGCCATCATATCGATTTATATATGCTTCTTTAAACCTAATCAAGTCTGTATCTACCGGAGGCAAGCTAATCTTATTCAAGAGAGTTATTCCTTTTTTAATTGATTCTGTAATACTAGCATCTATTTGATTTTTTTTTGGATTTAGAATTAAATTTGTTTGGACAAGAAATTTTCTCTCAAAATCAGTTCCTAGCTTATATGCAAGATTTTCAAACTCTTTATATCTTTCTATTTTATTGCCAATGGAAGCATCTACCAAACGTAGATTTTCCTTCATTTTCATGATTAAATCAATGACGTGGCTTGTGTTCTCCAGATTTTTCAATACAGAACAAATTTGGTCTAAAAACTCTGGACCAGACACTGTTGGTTCCAGCTCACTTACAAGAAGTTGACTATCAACTAATTCATTAATATAATTGGAAGCAACTCCTTCATCGATACCATCGTCTTTTAATATCTTTGTCAGGCTATTTAGCTTTTTACCTTTTTCAGCATTTGTTAATATTTTCTCCAAATATTTGTCTCTTTCAACCGAAATCATGAGATGAGTTCTCTTTCCCTTGTTATAGCTATACTCAACATATCTCAATTGGCCACCCACCTCATATATGCTGGTATTAGGGTAAAAATGTAACTGCTCGCGAATTATTGATTTATTTGCCAAATCTTG
Encoded here:
- a CDS encoding sulfotransferase; the protein is MMEKHIFIFGVGGRCSSTAMQRILNSSNEVCIWGEQQYIIDDILCIIKRVDKFSQDSTVIEDNKIFHQCLRSKNHLYPHYPFMMSMGNLSELRKKLIEAIIYNLKAPNGIVRFGFKDIRIRDIATLVSLREIFENSKFIFLFRNPINQWVSVNHYKWWEYGHKLEDFLEEYQNISKIMLEYSEKYKNYAFFENTSIQNEQELGKLLDFLNIKEVDNQVVQKKYINPKILGKRETPSIEKKIKKSDAFEKYRLMQEKVITKST
- a CDS encoding outer membrane beta-barrel protein — encoded protein: MHKRYIVHIFLVFVCGLVYSQDFSITGKLKDRVSQEPLESSTVYVESIKDSTLIAYTISDSNGMFQLDFSTNRKNINLFITYIGYKTIVKEISLKTPNIEMGDINLEIQANQLDEIKVFGDRIPIIVKKDTLEFNADSFQTRPDANLEELLKRLPGIEIDKKGGITMNGQVVSQILINGMPFFGNDLKIATKNIPREIVDKVELTSTKTEKERFTGKEGSSDKQTINVTIKKDKNKGHMMRATAGYGTDDRYQFNAIGNYFNGKERISLLLGKNNINNPGFSFDEVYDMIGNKRELNRNNNDGFNLGDIAFGSGEGIAESTNLGANYTNEFNNNTKVSTDYFFGSANTNNETKIFQENQLQNDLFFTDKASGYLSETDSHRFTGLFSTNIDSSLRLSFQPKFTYNKTMNSSFSNESSFSLGNEITSESVLVDSSSISTKNFNNNIEIIKRYGNQGRFLSFNLRNSYIENDGKSRYSSELSTSSDNIEIKQLEESYGKNESYNFGISYRLPLGKKKLFLDFDFNYLISRQKNNRVVNDFNDTTNEFEDLNQDLSSYFSYNADVVQPKVGLTYEGDKYSFNINGSYINVQLSNNDSIQKLEYSKINGRTYFGGFFRYQINKRSKIFLDYRVDNTIPSLNELQPIEDVKNPLNVSGGNNELSSFYNHVIRLNYTGYNSKSKTNFFLFAQSEISDDKIVEKLDVDNNLIRNRGFVNMDGNINTFGGFGINKRIKKDSTHILNISTGGGFVFRNDVTLNNDIEFKTSTFRFVPRLGLQYSYKDFFDVSPSYRLTYNTTTYNDRQKTDFTLHSLELRVTSYWPKGVVIGNDLSYVYNGSIQGNIEKTSLLWNLSFGMNMFKGNGNLKFTVYDLLRQNNNISRTVTQNFIENRESLILQRYFMLSFTYKINNFDKRR
- a CDS encoding M56 family metallopeptidase, coding for MQVNEIGMTQNVSIGTPLAWNELILALGSLSALICFFGKIRKIKNYIKLGKLEFLGDYILVELPTKNTAFSFFNYIFISSDIINNKEIHTSILEHELVHVRQKHTIDLLFFEIMRILFWFNPFSYLYQNRISVLHEYIADNELVSTTNQIEQYKLLLAQALRTHDISLINPFFNNSLVKKRIVMLKRKRSHSFNKLKFLLLIPVIGGMLGFSSSIDLKKESLKLLSDRTLITDGLSTINGIPFALVDRPPIFPSCLGTDNLKLCFGEMLQNHINKRIKSLEIKERESPDKTVKILCTITAEGNVANIKIKGLDKNLENAALDIISSLPKLIPAEHNGEKVNVLFSIPIDFK
- a CDS encoding BlaI/MecI/CopY family transcriptional regulator is translated as MKELTRAEEEVMQVLWKLKKGSVAAIIKEFPNPKPAYNTVSTVVRILESKGFVSHEKRGKGYIYFPLMQKNDYSNQTISKLVDNYFQGSFTSMVSFFMKKNDMNVNDLELMLNEIKEKS
- a CDS encoding thiopeptide-type bacteriocin biosynthesis protein — translated: MQSFFFLGDKWIYYKIFTGEKFADRFLTKVIKPVVIDLKAEQVIKTFFFIRYGSPDFHLRLRFEIYKRKDLFIVIQRLHEVLKGFVEDKIIWKVETDTYHRELWRYGSNTIQICEEIFDCDSSSAIDLIEMVSRLGDDNVKWLLALKAIDSYLEYFNYETKEKIKLIEGLKTAFGKEFGMSRPLKKQLDKKYRESYHKIDSYLNLYNSNHENFDSAIKILKRKEDEISPLVTKIREMESKGFLEIEINSLVSSIIHMSINRLLNSKIRMQEMICYDFLFRYYSSTLARSKYG
- a CDS encoding lantibiotic dehydratase family protein, with protein sequence MAKNPYLHFEKFILRTPLYPLDFFFSIMENDEVDDAQLKKHFINPEISEAIYLASPELHRQLKHWSVGDTPIEKRERLKYSFLKYLIRMSTRPTPFGLFAGCSTGQFGNETCIKSDLPTKNKRNTRLDMNYLVALSQDLANKSIIREQLHFYPNTSIYEVGGQLRYVEYSYNKGKRTHLMISVERDKYLEKILTNAEKGKKLNSLTKILKDDGIDEGVASNYINELVDSQLLVSELEPTVSGPEFLDQICSVLKNLENTSHVIDLIMKMKENLRLVDASIGNKIERYKEFENLAYKLGTDFERKFLVQTNLILNPKKNQIDASITESIKKGITLLNKISLPPVDTDLIRFKEAYINRYDGNEMPLATVLDVELGLGYKQNNISGVVNPLVDDISFPEKETETRPVRWSKINEIFHRKIFNAGLNKEYCIKLNESEFGIYEEDWEDLPDTISVMIEILEFNEKNKIRFAGFYGSSAANFMGRFCHGDKKIMDHVKSILTKEKEIHTEGILAEIVHLPESRVGNVLSRPSFRDYEIPYLCKSIQNEENQITIDELAIYLDDGKLKLKCPRLKQEIVPRLTNAHNYSSRQLPIYHFLCDMQFQQGRKGLGLDLGPFMDEYDFIPRIEFQNLILFEATWNIKVDDISYMYKIDNKPDLLNSVLLFQEKKNMPDFVMLVDGDNRLAINLKNFTSVKMLLETIKKRERITLKEFLYGCTNTQINCANEVIVSFYKQPTV